The Chryseobacterium geocarposphaerae genome window below encodes:
- a CDS encoding GNAT family N-acetyltransferase, with translation MLEIKTINNTYSESIIDLILNIQQKEFNVPITIEDQPDLMQIEEFYVTSGGNFWGAFIDGELVGTIALVKFDKNAAAIRKMFVKKECRGKEHNIAQQLLEVLIAYCHENGIEEVYLGTVSILKAALRFYERNHFKIINKEELPAKFPLMSADNVFCFLDLKS, from the coding sequence ATGTTAGAAATTAAAACAATAAACAATACCTATTCAGAATCAATCATTGATTTAATTTTGAATATCCAACAAAAAGAATTTAATGTTCCGATCACAATAGAAGATCAGCCCGATCTTATGCAAATCGAAGAATTCTATGTCACCAGTGGCGGAAATTTTTGGGGAGCTTTCATAGATGGAGAACTTGTAGGAACCATTGCTTTGGTGAAGTTTGATAAAAATGCTGCTGCCATCCGAAAGATGTTTGTAAAAAAAGAATGCAGAGGAAAAGAACATAATATTGCCCAGCAATTATTAGAAGTCCTCATTGCTTACTGTCATGAAAACGGAATAGAAGAAGTATATTTGGGAACCGTATCGATACTCAAAGCTGCTTTACGTTTTTACGAACGTAATCATTTTAAAATAATTAACAAGGAAGAGCTTCCTGCAAAATTCCCTTTGATGAGTGCCGATAATGTATTTTGTTTTCTTGATCTAAAATCATAA
- a CDS encoding DUF2007 domain-containing protein, which yields MERSTRVSVFESDKPSEIQLIKSKLDDAQITNAVENNYLTFTTTPTATSLKVMVDLQDEKKAFDIIDAYLQQSENQ from the coding sequence ATGGAAAGAAGCACAAGAGTATCAGTTTTTGAAAGTGACAAACCCTCAGAAATTCAGTTAATCAAATCTAAATTGGACGACGCGCAGATTACAAATGCGGTAGAAAACAATTATCTGACTTTTACGACAACGCCTACGGCAACTTCGCTAAAAGTAATGGTAGATTTGCAGGATGAGAAGAAAGCATTTGACATCATAGATGCTTATCTTCAACAAAGTGAAAATCAATAA
- a CDS encoding GNAT family N-acetyltransferase — protein MNSEIKLRKAEIEDRDIIWSILQQAIERRRQDGSTQWQQGYPNLDTVESDIEKGFGYVLTVDGEIAVYSALILNDEPAYSTIEGAWLSNGEFVVVHRVAVDEKFAGEGMVKKLFDHIEEFTKSNGIQSVKVDTNFDNIAMLKILEGKGYSYCGEVCLAGGMRKAFEKIII, from the coding sequence ATGAATTCAGAAATTAAATTAAGAAAGGCAGAAATTGAAGACAGAGATATAATCTGGAGTATTTTGCAGCAGGCCATTGAAAGACGAAGACAAGACGGAAGTACACAATGGCAGCAAGGTTATCCCAACCTGGATACGGTAGAAAGCGATATTGAAAAAGGATTCGGATATGTACTGACCGTAGATGGTGAAATTGCAGTGTACAGTGCGTTGATCCTTAATGATGAGCCTGCTTACAGCACCATAGAAGGAGCCTGGCTGAGCAATGGAGAATTTGTTGTGGTACATCGGGTAGCTGTAGATGAAAAGTTTGCAGGAGAGGGAATGGTGAAAAAGCTGTTTGACCACATTGAAGAATTCACTAAATCCAATGGTATTCAGAGTGTTAAAGTTGATACCAACTTCGACAATATTGCCATGTTGAAAATTCTTGAAGGAAAGGGATATTCTTATTGTGGAGAGGTTTGTTTGGCCGGCGGAATGAGAAAAGCTTTTGAGAAGATTATAATTTAA
- a CDS encoding efflux RND transporter periplasmic adaptor subunit — translation MNSKLVILSIAALSLTACKKEAPKQDGAKPYPVVNVEAKNIVGYQTFPATIQGKINNDVRAKIQGYITQVLVDEGQYVTKGQPLFRLETNILNENAAASKAGIGAAESNIAAAQASVNAAQVEVNKLKPLVQKNIISNVQLQTAQANLAQAQAQLQQANAAKRQAVANYKGVEANIEYSIIRAPISGVIGKLPLKVGSLVGPTDQTPLTTISDTSQLYAYFSMNEKEYFDFLEKSPGASLSEKIKNLPMVELQLANGSIYGEKGRIETMTGQIDATTGTIQFRVGFSNPQKLLSNGNSGTIRLPKTYENVLVVPESATYEQQGIVYVYKVEKDTAKNVVVNVIDRIDNLALIKSGVNKGETIIAAGIGGLKPGTAVIKKPIKMDSLVQSIKPKF, via the coding sequence ATGAACAGTAAACTAGTTATACTTTCTATTGCAGCGCTTTCACTCACTGCCTGCAAAAAAGAAGCTCCGAAGCAGGATGGTGCAAAACCATATCCTGTAGTGAATGTGGAGGCAAAAAATATAGTCGGATATCAGACTTTTCCCGCTACCATTCAGGGAAAAATAAATAATGATGTTCGCGCTAAAATACAGGGGTATATTACACAGGTTTTAGTAGACGAGGGACAGTACGTTACAAAAGGTCAGCCTTTGTTCCGTCTTGAAACCAATATTTTAAACGAAAATGCAGCCGCTTCTAAAGCAGGAATCGGTGCCGCAGAATCTAATATTGCAGCAGCTCAGGCTTCTGTGAATGCAGCTCAGGTGGAAGTGAACAAACTAAAACCACTTGTTCAGAAAAATATCATCAGTAATGTTCAGCTACAAACTGCCCAAGCAAATTTAGCTCAGGCTCAGGCTCAGTTACAGCAGGCTAATGCCGCTAAAAGACAAGCTGTTGCTAACTATAAAGGAGTAGAAGCCAATATCGAATATTCTATCATCCGTGCGCCTATTTCCGGAGTTATCGGGAAGCTTCCCTTAAAAGTAGGAAGTTTAGTAGGGCCTACCGATCAGACTCCTTTAACCACAATTTCAGATACTTCACAATTATACGCTTACTTTTCAATGAATGAAAAGGAGTATTTTGATTTCCTTGAAAAATCTCCGGGTGCTTCTTTATCTGAAAAGATTAAAAATCTGCCTATGGTAGAATTGCAATTAGCCAACGGAAGTATTTACGGAGAAAAGGGGAGAATTGAAACCATGACAGGACAGATTGATGCTACAACGGGTACCATTCAGTTCAGAGTCGGGTTCTCCAATCCTCAAAAACTGTTGAGTAATGGTAATAGCGGTACCATCAGACTTCCAAAAACCTATGAAAATGTTTTAGTAGTTCCTGAAAGTGCTACCTACGAACAACAAGGTATTGTTTACGTTTACAAAGTGGAAAAAGATACTGCTAAGAATGTTGTGGTAAATGTGATCGACAGAATCGACAATTTGGCCCTGATCAAATCAGGCGTCAACAAAGGTGAAACGATCATTGCTGCAGGTATCGGAGGTTTGAAACCAGGAACAGCAGTTATTAAAAAGCCTATAAAAATGGATAGTCTTGTTCAATCTATAAAACCGAAATTCTAA
- a CDS encoding efflux transporter outer membrane subunit, which yields MKSLLNIIKGITFSVAILAAVSSCMARKEYHRPDNVVDEKLYRTDMLPADSTNISNVSWREIFTDPILQGHISKALENNLDIRIALQSINSAEAYLKQSKAAYEPTVTVGPGYTFQTQSLNTQTGQLFGQRRYINQLDLTASIGFEADLWGKLKAQEKAQLANYLGTVAAHKAVKSDLIASIASAYYQLLTFDEQKKIITETIKVREQNLETTKALKVSGTVTEVAVQQSEALVYNAKSLLIDIDTQIQLLENTMSLLMGEPSHSVERSSLAAQNVPIDLKLGYPAQLLSNRPDVMRAEYNLMNAFELTNSAKAQFYPTLKITGNGGLQSMDIDHLFSVNSLFASVVAGLAQPILNKRTIKTNYEVSLANQETAYLNFRKTVLTAGKEVSDAIRVFSVQDSYIELKQKELDSYKKSVDYSQELVNYGMANYLEVLNASVNSLNAELNIANAKYSKMKAGVELYQALGGGWK from the coding sequence ATGAAGAGTTTATTAAACATCATAAAAGGAATAACATTTTCAGTCGCAATTCTTGCTGCCGTATCATCTTGTATGGCAAGAAAAGAATACCACAGACCCGATAATGTTGTTGACGAAAAACTGTACCGCACAGATATGCTTCCTGCTGACAGTACAAACATTTCGAATGTTTCCTGGAGAGAGATCTTCACAGATCCTATTCTTCAGGGACATATTTCAAAGGCTTTGGAAAACAACCTCGATATAAGAATTGCTTTACAGAGCATCAATTCTGCAGAGGCTTATCTAAAACAAAGTAAAGCAGCTTATGAGCCAACAGTAACGGTTGGTCCCGGCTACACTTTCCAGACCCAGTCTTTGAATACACAGACCGGACAGCTATTCGGGCAGAGAAGATATATCAACCAGCTTGACCTTACAGCAAGTATCGGTTTTGAAGCTGATCTTTGGGGAAAATTAAAAGCCCAGGAAAAAGCTCAGTTGGCGAATTATTTAGGGACAGTTGCTGCCCACAAAGCCGTAAAAAGTGATTTGATTGCTTCTATTGCTTCTGCTTATTATCAGTTATTGACTTTTGATGAACAGAAAAAAATCATCACAGAAACCATTAAAGTTCGTGAGCAAAATTTAGAAACCACCAAAGCTTTAAAAGTCTCAGGAACTGTTACAGAAGTTGCTGTGCAACAGAGTGAAGCTTTAGTGTATAATGCAAAATCCTTATTAATTGACATCGATACCCAGATTCAATTATTGGAAAATACAATGAGTTTATTAATGGGAGAACCTTCTCATTCGGTTGAACGATCTTCTTTGGCTGCTCAGAATGTTCCGATTGATTTAAAATTAGGATACCCTGCTCAGCTCTTATCAAACAGACCGGACGTAATGAGAGCGGAATACAACTTAATGAACGCTTTTGAACTGACCAACTCTGCCAAAGCTCAGTTTTATCCGACTTTAAAAATCACAGGAAACGGAGGTTTGCAATCCATGGATATTGATCACCTTTTCAGTGTCAATTCTTTATTTGCTAGTGTTGTAGCAGGTTTAGCACAACCTATTTTAAACAAAAGAACCATCAAAACCAACTATGAAGTAAGCCTTGCCAATCAGGAAACGGCCTATCTGAATTTCAGAAAAACAGTTCTTACTGCCGGAAAAGAAGTTTCTGATGCAATTCGTGTATTCTCGGTTCAGGATTCTTATATAGAGCTAAAACAAAAAGAACTGGATTCCTATAAAAAATCTGTAGATTACTCCCAGGAATTGGTAAACTACGGGATGGCCAATTATCTTGAAGTACTCAATGCAAGTGTCAATTCATTAAATGCAGAGTTGAATATTGCCAATGCAAAATACAGCAAAATGAAAGCAGGAGTAGAGCTTTATCAGGCTCTAGGAGGCGGTTGGAAATAA
- a CDS encoding efflux RND transporter permease subunit gives MIKNFINRPVLSTVISILIVILGVLGLISLPVTQYPDIAPPTVSVSANYTGANAETVMKSVVVPLEEQINGVEGMDYITSSAGNDGSAQIQVFFKQGIDPDIAAVNVQNRVTRATPLLPSEVTRSGVVTQKQQTSALMYMSFYSENKDLDDVYLQNFLNINIIPNLKRINGVGDANVFGGKNYSMRVWLDPAKMAAYGVTPTDVTNAINEQSREAAAGSIGQNSGSSFEYIIKYVGKFNDKAQYDNIIIKALPDGQNLMLKDVAKVELAGQSYTGIGENGNNPSISMGIFQTPGSNAQEIIKNIKAYLKSAEGSFPQGIKYTFNFDTNEFLDASIEKVVHTLIEAFILVFIVVFIFLQDFRSTLIPAIAVPVSIVGAFFFLNLFGYSLNLLTLFALVLAIGIVVDDAIVVVEAVHAKMEHGISDAKKATVEAMDEITGAIISITLVMAAVFVPVTFITGPTGVFYQQFGITLIIAIIISAINALTLSPVLCSLFLKPHEAHHAEYKNLNFLQKFFYKFNIAFKTATERYGKGFVFLLRHKWVTLIIFAITAGILYWASSTMKKGFVPTEDRGIIFTDVQLPPGASMERTYNALKTLQAKALKVPGVQNVTISTGRGFLSGNGSNNGLAFIKLKPFEERKKDGQTSEDITKKLFGISGAVPDAKVVFFQPPSVPGFGNSAGFEMVLLDKSGGEYADLDNKMNEFIGKLMQRPEIEFAQSSFNTKYPQYEMQVNVPLAKQMGVSVSDILATMQGYIGGIYTADFTKYGKQFRVMVQALPDNRKSIENLNELYVKTGSGVMSPISQFVSMKKAYGPQSVSRYNLFTSVKITGANSAGYSSGDAITAVQQVADETLNQNYAVEFTGLTREELNSGSQTLLIFGLSLIFVYFILSAQYESYILPLIVVISLPLGVMGAYFGQKIMGLENNIYFQIALIMLVGLLAKNAILIVEFAVQRRHHGETIVMSAINAAKARLRPILMTSFAFIFGLLPLVLASGIGAVGNRSIATGAAIGLLIGTILGLFVIPVLYVIFEYLQEKIKPIKKEEINLAE, from the coding sequence ATGATTAAAAATTTTATAAACAGACCGGTTTTATCCACGGTAATCTCAATCCTGATTGTGATTCTCGGGGTTTTGGGATTGATCTCGCTGCCGGTTACACAGTATCCTGATATTGCACCTCCTACAGTAAGTGTTTCTGCAAACTACACAGGAGCCAATGCGGAAACTGTGATGAAGAGTGTTGTGGTACCATTGGAAGAGCAGATCAACGGGGTAGAAGGTATGGATTACATCACTTCTTCAGCCGGAAATGACGGGTCAGCTCAGATTCAGGTATTCTTTAAACAGGGAATCGACCCGGATATTGCTGCGGTAAACGTACAAAACCGTGTAACCAGAGCAACTCCTTTATTACCAAGTGAAGTTACACGTTCCGGAGTAGTAACCCAAAAGCAACAGACAAGTGCCTTGATGTATATGTCTTTCTATTCTGAAAACAAAGATTTAGATGATGTATATCTTCAAAACTTCCTGAATATTAATATTATTCCAAACTTAAAAAGGATTAACGGGGTAGGTGACGCCAATGTTTTCGGAGGTAAAAATTACTCGATGAGAGTTTGGCTGGATCCTGCTAAAATGGCAGCTTACGGAGTAACTCCAACCGATGTTACCAATGCAATCAATGAGCAGAGTAGAGAAGCGGCTGCAGGTTCTATCGGACAGAACAGTGGAAGCTCTTTCGAATACATCATTAAATATGTTGGTAAATTCAACGATAAGGCACAATATGATAATATCATCATAAAAGCTCTTCCTGACGGACAAAACCTTATGCTTAAAGATGTTGCCAAAGTGGAACTGGCGGGTCAGTCTTACACAGGGATCGGTGAAAACGGGAACAACCCATCTATCAGTATGGGGATCTTCCAGACACCGGGTTCAAACGCTCAGGAGATCATTAAAAATATTAAAGCCTATCTAAAATCTGCAGAAGGAAGCTTTCCTCAGGGAATTAAATATACGTTCAACTTTGATACGAATGAATTCCTGGATGCATCCATCGAAAAAGTGGTTCATACCCTAATCGAAGCATTTATATTAGTATTTATTGTAGTATTTATTTTCCTTCAGGATTTCAGATCTACGCTGATTCCGGCAATTGCGGTTCCGGTTTCCATTGTGGGAGCATTTTTCTTCCTGAATTTATTTGGATATTCCTTAAACCTGTTAACGTTATTTGCCTTGGTATTGGCAATCGGTATCGTTGTGGATGACGCGATTGTCGTCGTCGAAGCCGTTCACGCCAAGATGGAACACGGTATTTCCGATGCTAAAAAAGCAACCGTAGAAGCAATGGATGAGATTACAGGGGCAATTATTTCAATTACCTTAGTAATGGCGGCGGTATTTGTTCCGGTAACGTTTATTACAGGACCAACCGGAGTATTCTATCAACAGTTCGGGATCACACTCATTATTGCGATTATCATTTCTGCGATTAATGCCTTGACTTTGAGTCCGGTTTTATGTTCCCTATTCCTAAAACCTCACGAAGCACATCATGCAGAATATAAGAATCTGAACTTCCTTCAAAAATTCTTCTATAAGTTTAATATTGCTTTTAAAACAGCTACCGAACGTTATGGAAAAGGATTTGTATTCTTATTGAGACATAAATGGGTGACACTAATCATTTTTGCGATAACTGCAGGAATCTTATATTGGGCAAGTTCTACCATGAAAAAAGGTTTCGTACCTACAGAAGACAGAGGGATCATTTTTACTGATGTTCAGCTTCCTCCGGGAGCCTCTATGGAAAGAACATACAACGCGTTGAAAACTCTTCAGGCAAAAGCCTTAAAAGTTCCGGGAGTACAAAACGTTACAATTTCTACAGGTAGAGGTTTCTTATCAGGAAACGGTAGTAACAACGGTCTTGCCTTCATCAAACTGAAGCCGTTTGAAGAGCGGAAAAAAGACGGGCAGACTTCTGAAGATATCACGAAAAAATTATTCGGAATTTCAGGAGCCGTTCCTGATGCAAAAGTAGTATTCTTCCAGCCACCAAGTGTACCCGGTTTCGGTAACAGTGCCGGTTTTGAGATGGTATTATTGGATAAATCAGGGGGAGAATATGCAGACTTAGACAATAAAATGAATGAATTCATCGGGAAACTGATGCAAAGACCTGAAATTGAATTTGCACAGTCTTCATTCAATACAAAATATCCTCAGTACGAAATGCAGGTAAATGTACCATTGGCTAAACAGATGGGAGTTTCCGTTAGTGATATCCTGGCTACTATGCAGGGCTATATCGGAGGTATTTATACTGCCGACTTTACCAAATATGGAAAACAGTTCAGGGTAATGGTTCAGGCTCTTCCTGATAACAGAAAAAGTATTGAAAACCTTAATGAACTGTATGTAAAAACAGGATCAGGAGTAATGTCACCGATTTCTCAGTTCGTTTCGATGAAAAAAGCGTACGGACCACAATCCGTAAGCCGTTACAACCTGTTTACTTCAGTAAAAATTACGGGAGCAAATTCTGCAGGATACAGTTCCGGGGATGCTATTACAGCCGTTCAGCAGGTTGCTGATGAAACTTTGAACCAAAATTATGCTGTAGAATTCACAGGATTAACGAGAGAAGAATTAAATTCAGGATCTCAGACCTTATTGATCTTCGGATTAAGTTTGATTTTTGTTTATTTCATCCTTTCTGCACAATATGAAAGTTATATTCTTCCGCTTATCGTAGTAATTTCTCTTCCTCTTGGGGTAATGGGAGCTTACTTCGGACAGAAAATCATGGGCCTGGAAAATAACATTTATTTCCAGATTGCCCTGATCATGTTGGTTGGATTATTGGCTAAAAATGCTATTCTGATTGTAGAATTTGCTGTCCAGAGAAGACACCATGGTGAAACGATTGTGATGTCTGCCATTAATGCTGCAAAAGCGAGATTAAGACCAATCCTGATGACCTCATTTGCATTTATCTTCGGTTTATTGCCACTGGTTTTGGCAAGTGGGATCGGTGCGGTTGGTAACCGTTCAATTGCAACCGGTGCAGCAATAGGATTGTTGATAGGAACTATTTTAGGATTATTCGTAATTCCTGTATTATACGTGATTTTCGAATACTTACAGGAAAAAATTAAACCTATCAAAAAAGAAGAAATCAATTTAGCAGAATAA
- the amaB gene encoding L-piperidine-6-carboxylate dehydrogenase, translating into MSKKIKDFGIEKTLKNLGIKEENKGTSVGGKYFASGKTIESFSPVDGNLIAKIKTSGESDYDKVIETAEKAFKEFRLIPAPKRGEIVRQLGQKLRQYKDDLGKLVSYEMGKSLQEGLGEVQEMIDICDFAVGVSRQLHGYTMHSERPGHRMYEQYHPLGIVGIITAFNFPVAVWSWNTALAWICGNVTIWKPSEKTPLCAIACQNIMNEVLKENNLPEGISSVLVADHEIGQKLVDDKRISLVSFTGSTRVGRMVSTNVAQRFGKSILELGGNNAIIISKDADIDMSIIGAVFGAVGTAGQRCTSTRRLIIHESVYDEVKNRLVKAYGQLKIGNPLDETNHVGPLIDTDAVNMYQEAIKKGKKEGAKFIVEGEVLKGKGYESGCYVKPCIAEVKNSYEIVQHETFAPILYLIKYKTLEEAIAIQNDVPQGLSSAIMTQNLREAELFLSHAGSDCGIANVNIGTSGAEIGGAFGGEKETGGGRESGSDVWKYYMRRQTNTINYTTQLPLAQGIKFDL; encoded by the coding sequence ATGTCTAAAAAAATAAAGGATTTCGGAATCGAAAAAACACTGAAAAACTTAGGAATTAAAGAGGAAAACAAAGGAACTTCGGTAGGCGGAAAATATTTCGCATCAGGAAAAACAATAGAAAGTTTTTCACCTGTAGATGGTAATTTGATTGCCAAAATCAAAACTTCCGGAGAATCAGATTATGATAAGGTAATTGAAACGGCAGAAAAAGCATTTAAAGAATTCAGGTTGATTCCGGCTCCTAAAAGAGGAGAAATTGTAAGACAACTGGGACAAAAGTTAAGACAATATAAAGACGACCTTGGGAAGCTGGTTTCTTATGAAATGGGTAAGTCTTTGCAGGAAGGCTTAGGAGAAGTTCAGGAAATGATCGATATCTGTGACTTTGCAGTGGGAGTTTCCAGACAGCTTCACGGTTATACGATGCATTCGGAAAGACCGGGACACAGAATGTACGAACAATATCATCCGCTTGGAATTGTAGGAATTATCACAGCATTCAACTTTCCGGTAGCAGTTTGGTCATGGAATACGGCTTTAGCATGGATTTGTGGCAATGTTACCATTTGGAAACCTTCAGAAAAAACGCCACTTTGTGCTATTGCCTGCCAAAATATAATGAATGAGGTTTTAAAGGAAAATAATCTTCCGGAAGGAATTTCAAGTGTATTGGTTGCTGATCATGAAATCGGGCAGAAATTAGTGGATGATAAAAGAATATCTTTAGTTTCTTTCACGGGTTCTACAAGAGTTGGAAGAATGGTTTCTACCAATGTTGCCCAGAGATTCGGAAAATCAATCCTTGAATTGGGAGGAAATAACGCTATTATTATTTCTAAAGATGCAGATATTGACATGTCGATCATCGGAGCTGTTTTCGGAGCAGTTGGAACCGCGGGACAAAGATGTACTTCCACGAGAAGACTAATCATTCACGAAAGTGTTTATGATGAAGTAAAAAACAGACTGGTAAAAGCTTACGGACAATTAAAGATCGGGAATCCATTAGATGAAACCAATCATGTGGGACCGCTTATCGATACAGATGCGGTAAACATGTATCAGGAAGCCATTAAAAAAGGTAAAAAAGAAGGCGCAAAATTCATTGTTGAAGGTGAAGTTTTAAAAGGAAAAGGATATGAGTCCGGTTGTTATGTAAAGCCTTGCATCGCTGAAGTGAAGAATTCTTACGAGATCGTTCAGCACGAGACTTTCGCACCGATTTTATATTTAATTAAATACAAAACACTGGAAGAAGCGATTGCCATTCAGAATGATGTTCCTCAAGGATTATCATCTGCAATCATGACGCAGAACTTAAGAGAAGCAGAATTATTCCTTTCTCATGCAGGTTCAGACTGTGGAATTGCCAACGTAAACATCGGAACATCCGGAGCAGAAATCGGAGGAGCTTTCGGTGGTGAAAAAGAAACAGGAGGTGGTAGAGAATCGGGTTCAGACGTTTGGAAATACTATATGAGAAGACAAACCAACACTATTAATTATACAACACAACTTCCTTTAGCACAAGGAATTAAATTTGATTTATAA
- the lat gene encoding L-lysine 6-transaminase yields the protein MEHTTIDIQANKVKETVGKHVLADGFDFVMDIEKSHGSWLYDKLTNREYLDMFSMFASASVGYNHPYIIEKSAWLGKMAVNKPTLADVYSEEYAHFLEVFERVVIPEELQYAFFIEGGTLGVENAMKACFDWKTRKNFEKGLNQEAGICIHFRQAFHGRSGYTLSLTNTSDPRKYQYFPMFDWPRILNPKLTFPITEENLEETIKNERLALIQIEEAILMNSDKVACIIIEPIQAEGGDNHFRDEFLLGLRKICDDNEILLIFDEVQTGIGITGKMWAFQHFTAKPDIISFGKKAQVCGVLANKEKFDEIPNNVFRESSRINSTFGGNFIDMLRFQLVMEVIEKENLVENARIVGDYLLEELKKLAEKYPDKLSNARGRGLMCAIDLPTSEQRNILRDELWNDGMIILSCGDQSLRFRPHLNVTKEEIKLAIDKIENNINKI from the coding sequence ATGGAACACACAACAATTGATATACAAGCAAATAAAGTAAAAGAAACCGTAGGAAAACATGTTTTGGCAGATGGCTTTGATTTCGTAATGGATATTGAAAAATCTCACGGTTCTTGGCTGTACGATAAGCTTACCAACAGAGAATATTTAGACATGTTCTCGATGTTCGCCTCGGCTTCCGTTGGCTATAACCATCCATATATCATTGAGAAATCAGCATGGTTAGGGAAAATGGCCGTTAATAAACCAACTTTGGCAGATGTTTATTCCGAAGAATATGCACATTTTTTAGAAGTTTTTGAAAGAGTCGTAATTCCTGAAGAATTGCAGTACGCTTTTTTTATTGAAGGAGGAACTTTAGGAGTTGAAAACGCAATGAAAGCTTGCTTCGACTGGAAAACCAGAAAGAATTTTGAAAAAGGCCTTAACCAGGAAGCCGGAATCTGCATTCATTTCAGACAGGCATTCCACGGAAGAAGTGGTTATACATTAAGCTTAACAAATACTTCAGATCCTAGAAAATATCAATATTTCCCGATGTTTGACTGGCCAAGAATTCTTAATCCTAAATTAACTTTCCCAATCACAGAGGAAAACCTGGAGGAAACGATCAAGAATGAAAGACTGGCTTTAATTCAGATTGAAGAGGCTATTCTGATGAATTCGGATAAAGTAGCCTGTATCATTATTGAGCCTATTCAGGCAGAAGGTGGTGATAATCATTTCAGAGACGAGTTCTTATTAGGATTGAGAAAAATCTGTGATGATAATGAGATTTTATTGATCTTCGACGAAGTTCAGACCGGGATCGGAATTACAGGAAAAATGTGGGCTTTCCAGCACTTCACAGCCAAACCGGACATTATTTCTTTCGGAAAAAAAGCACAGGTTTGCGGGGTTTTAGCGAATAAAGAGAAATTTGATGAAATACCCAATAACGTTTTCAGAGAAAGTTCAAGAATCAATTCTACCTTCGGAGGAAACTTTATCGATATGCTGCGTTTTCAGTTGGTAATGGAGGTGATTGAAAAAGAAAATTTAGTAGAAAACGCAAGAATTGTAGGAGATTATTTATTGGAAGAATTAAAAAAATTAGCAGAAAAATATCCTGATAAATTATCAAACGCAAGAGGAAGAGGATTGATGTGTGCTATTGATCTTCCAACTTCTGAACAAAGAAATATATTAAGAGATGAACTCTGGAATGACGGAATGATTATTCTTTCCTGTGGAGATCAGTCACTTAGATTCAGACCTCATTTAAATGTAACCAAGGAAGAAATCAAGCTTGCTATAGATAAAATCGAAAATAATATTAACAAAATTTAA
- a CDS encoding transcriptional regulator, whose protein sequence is MHKSIEIDEKIFQDAVKFYGTIFNVPPLASKIYAYLLFDYEKVGITFDEFVEVLSASKSSVSTSISLLLKAQLIVDHNKMDERKRYFFINDEYKKIRFEKIVQKMQDELKLLDDLDQFKKNHDDVYNEKIEAYKALLNKNILNIQESLNKL, encoded by the coding sequence ATGCATAAGAGTATAGAAATTGACGAAAAAATTTTTCAGGATGCTGTAAAGTTCTATGGCACCATTTTCAACGTACCTCCACTAGCTTCAAAAATTTATGCCTACCTGCTTTTCGATTATGAAAAGGTGGGGATTACTTTTGATGAATTTGTGGAAGTTCTTTCTGCAAGCAAAAGCTCGGTTTCTACAAGTATTTCTTTACTACTGAAAGCCCAGCTCATTGTAGATCATAATAAAATGGACGAACGAAAGCGGTATTTTTTCATCAATGACGAATATAAGAAGATAAGATTTGAAAAAATAGTTCAAAAGATGCAAGACGAATTAAAACTACTAGATGACTTAGATCAATTTAAAAAAAATCATGACGATGTGTACAATGAAAAAATAGAGGCTTACAAAGCGCTCTTAAATAAAAACATACTTAATATTCAGGAATCTCTTAATAAACTATAA